One segment of Glandiceps talaboti chromosome 21, keGlaTala1.1, whole genome shotgun sequence DNA contains the following:
- the LOC144451600 gene encoding fibrinogen-like protein A — MGLYIRGGGVLILGQDQDTVGGTFDPNQAFIGELSQFNIWDRILSINQIISNMADCSGTGNVYSWHTNNIISSETFTIELLKEICGQPNNFQGLQDCVEMMDIYGNWNDANCLNKQRFVCKTYIVPRDCSDARSHGFTQSGIYTIDPDGKGSFDVYCDMDTDDGGYTIIQRRFDMSIDFNRDWNEYKLGFGDLNSEFWLGNEKLNRLTGQRRQELRVDLVNVQGEAAFIVYDYFSIAHENDKYRLRVGHKTNGDLGDKLDYHRNMQFTTRDSDNDMSSASNCAVSYYSGWWYNTCHHAELNVEYGQYNSLQWDDWETPSISGSMMKIRKADHEPPVVYW, encoded by the exons ATGGGTCTTTATATAAGAGGGGGTGGCGTGTTGATCTTAGGCCAAGATCAAGATACTGTTGGAGGTACATTCGATCCAAACCAGGCGTTTATCGGTGAACTATCGCAGTTCAATATTTGGGACAGGATCCTGTCGATCAATCAGAtaatttccaatatggcggacTGTTCCGGCACAGGCAATGTGTATTCCTGGcacacaaataacattatatctTCAGAAACATTTACAATTGAACTACTGAAAGAGATTTGTG GACAACCAAATAATTTCCAAGGCCTGCAAGACTGCGTTGAAATGATGGATATCTATGGCAACTGGAATGACGCTAATTGTTTAAATAAACAACGTTTTGTTTGTAAAACATACATAG TACCACGTGACTGCTCTGACGCCAGAAGTCATGGATTCACACAGAGTGGGATTTATACTATTGACCCAGATG GTAAAGGTTCGTTCGATGTTTATTGCGATATGGACACGGATGACGGTGGATATACAATCATTCAACGTCGGTTCGACATGTCTATCGATTTCAACCGAGACTGGAACGAATACAAACTCGGCTTCGGCGATTTGAATTCCGAATTCTGGCTAGGTAACGAAAAACTCAACAGACTAACCGGACAGCGCCGCCAAGAGCTTCGCGTTGATTTAGTAAACGTACAGGGCGAAGCCGCATTCATCGTCTACGACTATTTCTCCATAGCACACGAAAACGATAAGTACCGGCTGAGAGTTGGTCACAAGACGAACGGCGATTTGGGCGATAAACTGGACTATCATCGCAATATGCAGTTCACAACCCGAGATAGTGATAACGACATGAGTTCTGCTTCCAACTGTGCAGTAAGTTACTACAGTGGGTGGTGGTATAACACGTGTCATCACGCGGAACTGAATGTAGAGTATGGTCAATACAATAGCCTACAATGGGATGATTGGGAGACACCAAGTATAAGTGGTAGTATGATGAAAATCAGGAAAGCGGATCATGAGCCTCCAGTGGTGTATTGGTGA
- the LOC144451694 gene encoding CD209 antigen-like protein D codes for MGKVIFLMFCHILCVSTHRVSRSVAESDSVNRDDNDGTCLLESTPKLDSLYCKAVLQSFESNLNQVLQKIEEKIEHFDVEKGCRKGWHKYGMHCYYFSKDKMSWHQARDYCQLEGSADLLSVRDDAEHEYILDKLKNLVPDEDGAIHLWIGLHDLHREGMYQWYGRFRVRSSEFIQCDRFPAYTRYAYHYDMFLDEDRVEQ; via the exons ATGGGAAAAGTAATTTTCCTGATGTTTTGTCATATACTGTGTGTTTCAACACATCGTGTCTCGCGTTCTGTGGCCGAAAGTGATTCGGTTAATCGGGATGATAACGACGGTACGTGCTTGCTTGAATCTACTCCGAAATTAGACAGTCTCTACTGCAAGGCGGTTTTACAGAGTTTTGAGAGCAATTTGAACCAAGTATTACAGAAAATTGAAGAGAAGATAGAACACTTCGATGTTGAGAAAG GTTGTCGAAAAGGTTGGCACAAGTATGGAAtgcattgttattattttagtaAAGATAAGATGTCGTGGCATCAAGCCAGGGATTACTGCCAACTGGAAGGAAGTGCTGATTTACTAAG TGTACGAGATGATGCGGAACACGAATACATTCTTGATAAGCTAAAGAACCTTGTTCCGGATGAGGATGGAGCTATCCATTTGTGGATTGGTCTGCATGACTTACACCGAGAAGGAATGTACCAGTG GTATGGAAGATTTCGAGTACGTTCTTCAGAGTTCATCCAATGTGACCGTTTTCCAGCCTATACCAGATATGCATACCATTACGACATGTTTCTGGATGAAGACAGGGTCGAACAATAG